In Camelus bactrianus isolate YW-2024 breed Bactrian camel chromosome 34, ASM4877302v1, whole genome shotgun sequence, one genomic interval encodes:
- the KCNA1 gene encoding potassium voltage-gated channel subfamily A member 1 — protein MTVMPGDNVDEASAAPGHPQDGSYPRPAEHDDHECCERVVINISGLRFETQLKTLAQFPNTLLGNPKKRMRYFDPLRNEYFFDRNRPSFDAILYYYQSGGRLRRPVNVPLDMFSEEIKFYELGEEAMDKFREDEGFIKEEERPLPEKEYQRQVWLLFEYPESSGPARVIAIVSVMVILISIVIFCLETLPELKDDKDFMGTVHRIDNTTLVYSANIFTDPFFIVETLCIIWFSFELLVRFFACPSKTDFFKNIMNFIDIVAIIPYFITLGTEIAQQEGNQKGEQATSLAILRVIRLVRVFRIFKLSRHSKGLQILGQTLKASMRELGLLIFFLFIGVILFSSAVYFAEAEEAESHFSSIPDAFWWAVVSMTTVGYGDMYPVTIGGKIVGSLCAIAGVLTIALPVPVIVSNFNYFYHRETEGEEQAQLLHVSAPNLASDSDLSRRSSSTISKSEYMEIEEDMNNSIAHFRQASIRTGNCTLANQNCVNKSKLLTDV, from the coding sequence ATGACGGTGATGCCGGGAGACAACGTGGACGAGGCTTCGGCCGCCCCGGGCCACCCCCAGGACGGCAGCTACCCGCGGCCGGCCGAGCACGACGACCACGAGTGCTGCGAACGCGTGGTCATCAACATCTCGGGGCTGCGCTTCGAGACGCAGCTCAAGACGCTGGCGCAGTTCCCCAACACCCTGCTGGGCAACCCTAAGAAACGCATGCGCTACTTCGACCCGCTGAGGAACGAGTACTTCTTCGACCGCAACCGGCCCAGCTTCGACGCCATCCTCTACTACTACCAGTCGGGGGGCCGGCTGCGGAGGCCGGTCAACGTGCCGCTGGACATGTTCTCCGAGGAGATCAAGTTTTACGAGCTCGGCGAGGAGGCCATGGACAAGTTCCGGGAGGACGAGGGCTTCATCAAGGAAGAGGAGCGCCCCCTGCCCGAGAAGGAATACCAGCGCCAGGTGTGGCTGCTCTTCGAGTACCCGGAGAGCTCGGGGCCGGCTCGGGTCATCGCCATCGTCTCCGTCATGGTCATCCTCATCTCCATCGTCATCTTTTGCCTGGAGACGCTGCCCGAGCTGAAGGATGACAAGGACTTCATGGGCACCGTCCACCGCATCGACAACACCACGCTTGTCTACAGTGCCAACATCTTCACAGACCCCTTCTTCATCGTGGAGACCCTCTGCATCATCTGGTTCTCCTTCGAGCTGCTGGTGCGCTTCTTCGCCTGCCCCAGCAAGACAGACTTCTTTAAGAACATCATGAACTTCATCGACATCGTGGCCATCATCCCCTACTTCATCACCCTGGGCACTGAGATAGCCCAGCAGGAGGGGAACCAGAAGGGCGAGCAGGCCACCTCGCTGGCCATCCTCAGGGTTATCCGGCTGGTAAGGGTTTTTAGAATCTTCAAACTCTCCCGCCACTCAAAGGGCCTCCAGATCCTGGGTCAGACCCTCAAAGCTAGCATGAGGGAGCTAGGGCTGCTTATCTTTTTCCTCTTCATCGGGGTCATACTGTTCTCCAGTGCAGTTTACTTTGCCGAGGCGGAAGAAGCTGAGTCGCACTTTTCCAGTATCCCCGACGCTTTCTGGTGGGCGGTGGTGTCCATGACCACCGTGGGATACGGTGACATGTACCCTGTGACAATTGGAGGCAAGATCGTGGGCTCCTTGTGTGCCATCGCTGGTGTGCTGACAATTGCCCTGCCCGTACCTGTCATTGTGTCCAATTTCAACTATTTCTACCACCGGGAGACGGAGGGGGAGGAGCAAGCTCAGCTGCTCCACGTCAGTGCGCCTAATTTAGCCTCTGACAGTGACCTCAGTCGGCGCAGCTCCTCCACTATCAGCAAGTCTGAGTACATGGAGATTGAAGAGGACATGAACAATAGCATAGCCCATTTTAGACAGGCCAGCATCCGAACTGGCAACTGCACCCTAGCTAACCAAAACTGCGTTAACAAGAGCAAGCTACTGACTGATGTTTAA